Part of the Pseudomonas sp. P8_241 genome is shown below.
CTTCGAGCATGCCTTCGCGGCTGGCGTGGCTGATTTGCAGGTCGATGCCTGGCGCTTCGCGGCGCAAGGTGCGGATCAATCCCGGCAGAACAATGGCCGCGCCGTAATCGGACATGGCCAAGCGAAAGGTGCGCTTGGCGGTGGCCGGATCGAAGGCATTCGGTGCCAGCAAGGATTGCACCTGGGCCAACGCTTGCGAAAGTGGCGCGACCAACTCCAATGCGCGCGCAGTAGGCACCAGAGTCGCGCCCGCGCGGACCAGCAACGGATCACCCAGCAGATCGCGCAAACGCGCCAAGGCATGGCTGACTGCCGGTTGACTCAAATGCAAGCGCTCGGCGGCGCGGGTGACGTGTTGCTCGCTGAGCAAGGCGTCCAGGATCACCAGCAAGTTGAGGTCGATGCAGCGCAGATCATTCATTTCATGCATGTTCTGAATAGCAAAACGGAATTTAAATCTGCGCGACGAATACTCTAGAGTCCAGCAAAACCTGTTGGAGGATGAACATGAGTACGTTGCACTGGGCTGGCCTTTTACTGCTGGCCGCATTCGCCGGGGCGGTGGTGCCGTTTCAGAGTGCGATCAATGTCAACCTTGGCCGCGGATTGGGTCATCCGTTGTGGGCTACCCTCGCTTCACTCGTGGTGAGCATTCTGGTGCTGTTGCCGATCATGTTGGCGTTGCGTTTGCCGTTGCCGTCACTGGCATTTATCAGCAAGGCGCCGTTGTGGATATGGGCCGGTGGCGCGTTCGGGGCGTGTTTTATTTCATTGGCGCTGGTGCTGCTGCCCAGGCTCGGGGCTTCGGGGTTCATGGCATTGGCACTCGCGGGGCAAGTGGTGGCGTCGATGTTACTCGACCACTTTGGCTGGTTTGGATTGGTGGAACGGCACGTGACATTACCCAAGGTGTTTGGAGCGGTGTTGTTGATTGTGGGGGTGGTGTTGATTCAGTTTGGTGATGCGGTGGGGAAAGCAGTGGTAGCGACTTCTTGAAGATCAAAAGATCGCAGCCTCCAGCAGCTCCTACGGGGATGCGTGGTCCCTGTAGGAGCTGCCGAAGGCTGCGATTTTTTAAAACTTGTCGAGGGTGCGCAGCTTCTGCGGCAACCCCCACATCAGCAGCGCCACGGCGATCAGCGCACACACACCAATCACATACAGCGCCGGCGTAGTGCTGCCGGTCAGGTCCTTGATCCGTCCGACCATGACCGGGCTGACGATACCGCCGAACTGGCCCAACGTGTTGATCACCGCGATCCCGCCCGCGGCACCTGCGCCAGCACCGGCCAGCAGTTTTGGCGGCAAGGTCCAGAAGCTCGGGATGGAGGCGATAATCCCGGCACCTAGCAAGCCCAGGGCGACGATCAGAAAGGTCGTGTGATCGGCAAAGATCCCGGCGCAGAAGAAGCCAATCGCACCCACGGCCACCAGACCTGCAACGAATTTGCGCCGCTCACCCGTCGCGTCGGACAACCGTCCGATAACCACCATGCTGATGGCGCCACAGATGTACGGAATGGCCGTCAGCAGACCAATCATCACCGGGCTCTCGGTACCTGCACTGCGGATCAATTGCGGGGCCCAGAAATTCAGTCCATAGGACGCAACCTGAATCAGAAAGTAGATCAGCCCCAGTGTCAGAAACCCCGGAATCCGCAGCGCCGCAAGCAGTGAGCCGCCACTCTTGTGCGGTTCGTGATGAGCGATACGGCTGGCCAGCAGCGTCTTCTCCGACGGCGTCAACCAATGGGCGTCTTCGATGCGGTCCTTGAGCAAGGTCAGCACCAGCAAACCGAGGCCGATGCACGGCACACCGCCGAGCAGGAACAGCCAATGCCAGCCACGCATTTGCAGCACACCGTCGAGGTGTTGCAGCACCAGACCGGAGAACGGCGCCCCCACCAGACCGGCAAACGCCGACGACAGAAACAGCATCGACGTGATGCGACCGCGGTAGTGTTGCGGAAACCAGAGCGTCAGGTAATACAGCACGCCCGGCGCAAAACCCGCTTCCATCGCGCCAATCACGAAGCGCAGGGCATAGAACTGCCATTCGCTGTTGACGAAGACCATCAGTGCCGTGGCCAGGCCCCAGGACATCATGATCCGGGCGATCCAGCGACGGGCGCCGACCTTGTACAGCATCATGTTGCTTGGCACTTCGAAAATCACGTAACCGACCACGAACAACCCGGCACCGAGGCCGTAAGCGGTGTCGCTCAGGCTCAGGTCGGTTTGTAGCTGAAACTTGGCGAAGCTGATGTTGATTCGGTCGAAAAACGCGAACAGGTAACAGACCATGATCAAGGGCATCAATCGCCAGGCGACTTTGCTGACCAGGGCTTTTTCTTCGTCGTGGCTAACGGACGGGCTCGCGCTCGCCTCCAGTGCATTCAGGCTCATTGTGGTTCTCCAGGCGGACTTCCCATGGGGGTCCCATTGTTTTTGTTGTCTGGTTGAGGTGCGTGTTTCTGTAGGAGCCGGCTTGCTGGCGAAGCGGTGTACCCGTCGACATTAATGTTGAACGGGATGACCTCATCGCTGGCAAGCCAGCTCCTACAAGGGGTTGATGTCAGGTAGGGATCGGATGCAGATCGCAGTTGCGTCCGGCCTTGGCCAGTTGACCGGGAACCTCGTGCCCCAGCAGCGCTGGCAATCCTCGGGATAGCTTGAGCAATAACGGCAAATCGATACCGGTTTGAATACCGATTTCATCGCATAGATTGACCAGGTCTTCGGTGCAGATATTGCCCGAGGCTCCCGGTGCGAACGGGCAACCGCCAAGCCCGCCAAGTGCCGCATCGAAACGTCGAGCGCCGGCCTCGTAAGCGGCCAACACGTTGCACAGGCCAAGGCCTCGAGTGTTGTGAAAATGCAGGGTCAGGTCCGCAGGCGAAACCCGCTGCAACACCCGACGCACGAGGCGATCGACCTGACGCGGATTGGCCATCCCCGTGGTGTCGGCCAGCGTGATGCCCTGGATGCCGAGTTCCTGGTAGACCTCGACGATTTGCAGCACACGGTCCTCGTCGATCTTGCCCTCGAAAGGGCAACCGAAGGTGGTGGCGATGCTGCCGTTGAGTCGCACCGGACTGTCGCCAACGAACTGCACAATCTCACCGAACGCGGCCAACGAATCTTCACAACGCATGCGCATGTTCGCCAGGTTGTGGGTCTGGCTGGCGGACATCACAAGGTTCAACTCATCGGCGCTACAGGCCAGTGCCCGTTGCGCACCTTTAAGGTTGGGGATCAATGCAACATAGATCACTCCCGGTTTGCGGGCGATGCCCTTGAACACCGACTCACCATCGCGCAATGCGGGAATAGCCTTGGGCGAGACAAACGAACCCGCTTCGATACGACTGAAACCGGCTTGCGACAGTTGATCGATCAAGGCGATCTTATCCACGGTTTCAACCCAGGTCGGTTCGATCTGCAGGCCGTCACGCGCAGACACTTCCTGAACGATCAGGCGCTCGGAATAATCGGTGATCATTGCACCACTCCTTCTGTTTTCAGACGTTCGATGTCGGCCACTGTCAGACCCAATTGCACAAGGACACTGTCGGTGTGCTGACCCAGGCCAGGCCCGGACCAATTCACGCCACCGGGGGTTTCGGAGAGTTTCGGCACGATGCCCGGCATCTTCACCATGGCACCTCCGGGCAGCTCGGCGTTGAGCAGCATGTCTCGTGCTTGATAGTGCGGATCGGCGACGATATCGGCCACGGAGTAGATGCGCCCGGCGGGCACTTCGGCGGCTTCCAGCGCGGCCAGCACGTCGTCGATGGGCAGGCTACTCGTCCAGTGAGTGATGGCAGCATCGAGCAAACCGCTCTTGGCTGCACGCCCGTCGTTATGGGCGAATTCCGGCGCCTCGGCCAGATCGGAGCGGCCAATGGTTTGCATCAGACGCTTGTAGATCGGATCGCTGTTACCGGCGATGACCACGTAGGCGCCATCGGCAGTGAGGTAAGTATTGGAAGGTGCGATTCCCGGTAAAGCACCGCCACTGCGTTCACGCACATGGCCAAGCATGTCGTATTCGGGCACCAGGCTTTCCATGACGTTAAACACGCTTTCGGCCAGCGACACATCAACGATCTGCCCACCGCCCTGCCCGGTCTTGACCCGCAGCAGCGACATCAGCGCGCCGATCACCGCGTGCAGCGACGCCAGGGAATCGCCAAGGCTGACACCCACTCTTGCCGGTGGCGAACCGGGGGTGCCGGTGGTGTAGCGAATCCCGCCCATGGCCTCGCCGATCGCGCCGAAACCCGGACGGTCGCGGTACGGGCCTGTCTGGCCGTAACCGGAAATCCGCACCAGGGTCAGATCGGGATTGAGGGCATGCAGCACGTCCCAGCCAAGGCCGAGTTTCTCCAGCGCGCCGGGACGCAGGTTTTCGATCAGTACATCGGCGCTGGTTGCCAGTTGTTTGACCAGTTCGATGCCTTCGGGGGATTTGAGATTCAGCGCCAACGATTTCTTGTTACGTGATTGCAGGTACCACCACAACGAAGTGCCTTCGTGCAGCTTGCGCCATTTGCGCAAGGGATCACCCTGGCCCATGGCTTCGATCTTGATCACCTCGGCGCCGAACTCGGCGAGCATGCGGGCAGCGAATGGCGCGGCGATCAGCGTGCCGATCTCGATCACTTTGATTGCACTCAAGGGGGCAGTCATCGCGGGGTACCTCTGGTTGTTCTTGGAATTGATGCCAAGGCTAGAGGACCGAGCCCTGAGGAATCCAACCTTCAGTTGGCAACAAGCGTTCGCGAAACGCGAACGCTCCCGCAGGAGCTGCCGCAGGCTGCGATCTTTTTGATCATTGGAAGATCGAGATCAAAGAATCGCAGCCTGCGGCAGCTCCTACGGGGGAGAGGTACTTTTTAAATGCTCAAACAACATCCGGCTCACCGGCGACAGCAACGCCTCATCGCGCACCACCAGAATCAACGCCCGATCCGACCATTGATCCGTCAACGGCACCGCATGCAATCCCAACGCCCGACCAAACAGCTCGTAAGCCTTGTGCGGCAAAATGCCGATGCCCATGTTGGCCTGAACCATCCGGCACATCGCATCAAACCCCGGCACGTGAATGCGCAGGCGCAACACTTTGCCGGATTCACGCGCCGCCGCATGGGTGCGCATGTTGATCGAACTGGCGGCGTGCAGACCGACGTAATCGCTGTCCAGGGTGTCGGCAAAAGCCAGGCTCGAACGGCTCGCCAACGGATGATGCGACGGCATCAACACCACCAGTTTGTCCTGACGATACAACACGCTGTGCAACCCCTTGACGTCACTGTCGATGGAACAGATCCCGAGATCCGCCACGCCATCCAGCACCCCCTGGATTACCCCGGCGCTTGGCCGCTCTTCAAGGTCAGTCTTGACCTGCGGATGACGCTCGGAAAAATCGCGCAGGTCTTCGGGCAAAAACTGAATGATCGCCGACAGATTGGCGAGCATCCGCACGTAACCGCGCACACCGTGGCTGTGCTCGCCCATTTCAAGGCCCATCTTCTCGACGTTGAACAGCATCTGCCGCGCATGGTGCAGCAGGGTTTCGCCGGCCGGCGTCAACGTCATGCCCTTGGCCTGACGCACAAACAGGCTGATGCCCAGCGCCTCTTCAAGCTCCATCAGACGCTTGCTCGCCGCCGACACCGCAATGGCTTCACGGGTCGCCGCACGGGTCAGCGTACCCTCTTCATGCACGGCGACGAAGAGTTGCAGAGTGATCAGGTCGAGACGACGGATCAGGCTTTTTTGCAGCATCTGGGACTCGTTAAATAGAGATCGGTTGAATTGGCAGGATATCTCGCTTTATGTCGCGAAATGCAAACCCAACACCTCCAACGCTCATCGCGAATTGTCCTACGCGGCTCTTAACCACGCCATACACCACTACAGGATCGGGACTATTCATAACCGGCCACGCAGCGATCAAAGTACTTGTTTAGAAAAGACGCCAGGTCCATGAAAAACACCACCACCCTCCTCGTCACCTGCAGCACGGTGTTTCTCGCCCAGCTAGGCATGAGCATTTACCTGACAGCACTGCCGGAGATTGCTCGATATGTCAAAGCCGACGCCTCGCAGGCATCCTGGGGGTTAGCGGTGTATCTGATCGGAATGGCGATGCCGATGCTGTTCTGGGGCAGTCTGTCCAGCGCATAGGGCGCAAACCGGTGTTACTGGCAGCATTGGGAATTTATGGTTCAGCGAATCTTGTCTTGCCTCTGTCTTCGACGCTGGAATCTTTTTTGATCCTTCGCCTGCTTCAAGGCGTCGGCGCAAGCGGGATTTCGGTGAGGCCCGGGTACTGATCAGCGACAGTTTCAGTGGCGCTTTGCTGGCCAAAGCGCTTTCCTGGATTTCGATTTCCTTTGTGGTGGCATTGGGTGTAGGCCAGTACCTGGGCTCAATCATCCAGTCTGGCCTGGGTTGGCCTTGGATTTTTTACCTCTTGGGTGGTGCGACCCTGTTGATGCTCGCGACTGTGATGCGAATCAGATTTGCGAAGCCGACCGAAGAAAATTCACAGTTATTCGCCTGGCCAAATTACTGGCGAATACTGCGTGATCGAGCCTTCCTGTTGCCGACACTCGCCGGAGGTTTGGGGTATGGCGTGATCATCGCATTCAACACGGCAGCACCGTTGATTCTG
Proteins encoded:
- a CDS encoding DMT family transporter — protein: MSTLHWAGLLLLAAFAGAVVPFQSAINVNLGRGLGHPLWATLASLVVSILVLLPIMLALRLPLPSLAFISKAPLWIWAGGAFGACFISLALVLLPRLGASGFMALALAGQVVASMLLDHFGWFGLVERHVTLPKVFGAVLLIVGVVLIQFGDAVGKAVVATS
- a CDS encoding MFS transporter, giving the protein MSLNALEASASPSVSHDEEKALVSKVAWRLMPLIMVCYLFAFFDRINISFAKFQLQTDLSLSDTAYGLGAGLFVVGYVIFEVPSNMMLYKVGARRWIARIMMSWGLATALMVFVNSEWQFYALRFVIGAMEAGFAPGVLYYLTLWFPQHYRGRITSMLFLSSAFAGLVGAPFSGLVLQHLDGVLQMRGWHWLFLLGGVPCIGLGLLVLTLLKDRIEDAHWLTPSEKTLLASRIAHHEPHKSGGSLLAALRIPGFLTLGLIYFLIQVASYGLNFWAPQLIRSAGTESPVMIGLLTAIPYICGAISMVVIGRLSDATGERRKFVAGLVAVGAIGFFCAGIFADHTTFLIVALGLLGAGIIASIPSFWTLPPKLLAGAGAGAAGGIAVINTLGQFGGIVSPVMVGRIKDLTGSTTPALYVIGVCALIAVALLMWGLPQKLRTLDKF
- a CDS encoding hydroxymethylglutaryl-CoA lyase; this encodes MITDYSERLIVQEVSARDGLQIEPTWVETVDKIALIDQLSQAGFSRIEAGSFVSPKAIPALRDGESVFKGIARKPGVIYVALIPNLKGAQRALACSADELNLVMSASQTHNLANMRMRCEDSLAAFGEIVQFVGDSPVRLNGSIATTFGCPFEGKIDEDRVLQIVEVYQELGIQGITLADTTGMANPRQVDRLVRRVLQRVSPADLTLHFHNTRGLGLCNVLAAYEAGARRFDAALGGLGGCPFAPGASGNICTEDLVNLCDEIGIQTGIDLPLLLKLSRGLPALLGHEVPGQLAKAGRNCDLHPIPT
- a CDS encoding CaiB/BaiF CoA-transferase family protein, coding for MTAPLSAIKVIEIGTLIAAPFAARMLAEFGAEVIKIEAMGQGDPLRKWRKLHEGTSLWWYLQSRNKKSLALNLKSPEGIELVKQLATSADVLIENLRPGALEKLGLGWDVLHALNPDLTLVRISGYGQTGPYRDRPGFGAIGEAMGGIRYTTGTPGSPPARVGVSLGDSLASLHAVIGALMSLLRVKTGQGGGQIVDVSLAESVFNVMESLVPEYDMLGHVRERSGGALPGIAPSNTYLTADGAYVVIAGNSDPIYKRLMQTIGRSDLAEAPEFAHNDGRAAKSGLLDAAITHWTSSLPIDDVLAALEAAEVPAGRIYSVADIVADPHYQARDMLLNAELPGGAMVKMPGIVPKLSETPGGVNWSGPGLGQHTDSVLVQLGLTVADIERLKTEGVVQ
- a CDS encoding LysR family transcriptional regulator, producing the protein MLQKSLIRRLDLITLQLFVAVHEEGTLTRAATREAIAVSAASKRLMELEEALGISLFVRQAKGMTLTPAGETLLHHARQMLFNVEKMGLEMGEHSHGVRGYVRMLANLSAIIQFLPEDLRDFSERHPQVKTDLEERPSAGVIQGVLDGVADLGICSIDSDVKGLHSVLYRQDKLVVLMPSHHPLASRSSLAFADTLDSDYVGLHAASSINMRTHAAARESGKVLRLRIHVPGFDAMCRMVQANMGIGILPHKAYELFGRALGLHAVPLTDQWSDRALILVVRDEALLSPVSRMLFEHLKSTSPP